The DNA window CCTTTTCCAGATCCTGCGATTGGGCATATTTCCCGCCGCTCAGGGCGGTAATGCCTTCTTTTAAAAGAGCCGGTGTATTGGGCATGGCCCGAATAACCGGGATCGGCTTTCCCAGGATCGTCTCCATTTTTGTGGTGATCAGAGAGGTGACAATTGAAATGAGGAGTTTGTTCTCCGTCAGTTCGTCACGTATTTCCTCCAGAACCTGAAGGCTGTTTTGTGGTTTTACACAAAGAAGAATGGTGTTTGCCTCCCGAACCGCCCCGGCGTTATCGAGTGTGGTTTCAATGCCGTATTCTCTGGCGAGATAATCGATTCTTTCCGTATGTTTGGCTG is part of the Calditrichota bacterium genome and encodes:
- a CDS encoding NAD(P)-binding domain-containing protein, giving the protein MLSKGKFAVIGAGKMGEILISALLDAGSVKKEQFIATAKHTERIDYLAREYGIETTLDNAGAVREANTILLCVKPQNSLQVLEEIRDELTENKLLISIVTSLITTKMETILGKPIPVIRAMPNTPALLKEGITALSGGKYAQSQDLEK